The proteins below are encoded in one region of Sesamum indicum cultivar Zhongzhi No. 13 unplaced genomic scaffold, S_indicum_v1.0 scaffold00301, whole genome shotgun sequence:
- the LOC105180052 gene encoding adenylate isopentenyltransferase 5, chloroplastic-like, with product MSISAWKPAQSSMTNFSVRGMMNKHQGKDKVVVVLGATGTGKSRLAIDLATCFGAEVINSDKIQVYKGLDIVTNKVSNEECHGVPHHLLGIIDPEVDFTVHDFVHHALLAADAIVQKNRLPIIAGGSNSFIQALVTDNTEFSSKYECCFLWMDVAIPVLHSYVSKRVDQMVDSGLVEEGKAFFDPKIRDYDYGIRRAIGVPEMDEFFRSEGLVDGETRAKLLKAAIDEIKMNTCKLACRQVEKILRMREEFGWEIYRLNATQVFLRCGGEANDAWEKLVLEPSTNMVARFICKENIDPKPTAYEQLV from the coding sequence atGTCGATCTCCGCTTGGAAGCCAGCACAATCTAGCATGACAAACTTTTCAGTTCGGGGCATGATGAACAAGCACCAAGGGAAGGataaggtggtggtggtattGGGTGCCACTGGCACAGGCAAATCGCGCCTGGCGATAGACCTGGCCACCTGTTTCGGGGCAGAGGTCATCAACTCGGACAAAATTCAGGTCTACAAGGGCCTTGACATAGTAACCAATAAGGTGAGCAATGAGGAATGCCACGGCGTGCCGCACCATTTGCTCGGAATCATTGATCCCGAGGTGGATTTCACTGTACATGATTTTGTGCATCATGCATTGCTGGCTGCTGATGCCATCGTACAAAAGAATCGGTTGCCAATCATTGCTGGAGGGTCCAATTCCTTCATACAGGCACTTGTCACTGACAACACTGAGTTTTCCTCCAAGTACGAGTGTTGCTTTCTCTGGATGGACGTGGCGATCCCGGTCTTGCACTCGTACGTGTCGAAAAGGGTTGATCAGATGGTGGATAGCGGGTTGGTGGAGGAGGGCAAGGCAttttttgacccaaaaattcGTGACTATGATTATGGGATTAGGCGTGCCATCGGGGTCCCCGAGATGGATGAATTCTTCAGGAGTGAGGGTCTAGTCGATGGTGAAACTAGGGCTAAGCTTCTTAAGGCAGCTATAGATGAAATTAAGATGAATACTTGCAAATTAGCTTGCCGTCAAGTTGAAAAGATCTtgaggatgagggaggaattTGGGTGGGAGATCTATCGGTTAAACGCCACACAGGTATTCCTTCGATGTGGTGGAGAAGCCAATGATGCATGGGAGAAATTGGTGCTGGAGCCGAGTACGAACATGGTGGCTCGTTTCATTTGCAAAGAAAACATAGATCCGAAACCTActgcatatgaacaattagtatga
- the LOC105180048 gene encoding adenylate isopentenyltransferase 5, chloroplastic-like, with amino-acid sequence MNKHQGKDKVVVVLGATGTGKSRLAIDLTTRFGAEVINSDKIQVYKGLDIVTNKVSNEECHGVPHHLLGIIDPEVDFTVHDFVHHALLAAHAIVQKNRLPIIAGGSNSFIQALVTDNTEFSSMYECCFLWMDVANPVLHSYVSKRADQMVDSGLVEEGKAFFDPKIRDYDYGIRRAIGVPETDEFFRSEGLVDGETRAKLLKEAIDEIKMNTCKLACRQVEKILRMREEFGWQIYRLNATEVFLRCCGDANDAWVFHSYVSKRIDQIVDSGLVEEGKAFMTQKFVTMIMGLGMPLGSPRWMILLIY; translated from the coding sequence ATGAACAAGCACCAAGGGAAGGataaggtggtggtggtattGGGTGCCACTGGCACAGGCAAATCGCGCCTGGCGATAGACCTGACCACCCGTTTCGGGGCAGAGGTCATCAACTCGGACAAAATTCAGGTCTACAAGGGCCTTGACATAGTAACCAATAAGGTGAGCAATGAGGAATGCCACGGCGTGCCGCACCATTTGCTTGGAATCATTGATCCCGAGGTGGATTTCACTGTACATGATTTTGTGCATCATGCATTGCTGGCTGCTCATGCCATCGTACAAAAGAATCGGTTGCCAATCATTGCTGGAGGGTCCAATTCCTTCATACAGGCACTTGTCACTGACAACACTGAGTTTTCCTCCATGTACGAGTGTTGCTTTCTCTGGATGGACGTGGCGAACCCGGTCTTGCACTCGTACGTGTCGAAAAGGGCTGATCAGATGGTGGATAGCGGGTTGGTGGAGGAGGGCAAGGCAttttttgacccaaaaattcGTGACTATGATTATGGGATTAGGCGTGCCATCGGGGTCCCCGAGACGGATGAATTCTTCAGGAGTGAGGGTCTAGTCGATGGTGAAACTAGGGCTAAGCTTCTTAAGGAGGCTATAGATGAAATTAAGATGAATACTTGCAAATTAGCTTGCCGTCAAGTTGAAAAGATCTtgaggatgagggaggaattTGGGTGGCAGATCTATCGGTTAAACGCCACAGAGGTATTCCTTCGATGTTGTGGAGATGCCAATGATGCATGGGTCTTTCATTCCTACGTGTCAAAAAGGATTGATCAGATTGTGGATAGCGGGTTGGTGGAGGAGGGTAAGGCTTTTATGACCCAAAAATTCGTGACTATGATTATGGGATTAGGCATGCCATTGGGGTCCCCGAGATGGATGATTCTACTGATATactga
- the LOC105180050 gene encoding adenylate isopentenyltransferase 3, chloroplastic-like, which yields MNKHQGKDKVVVVLGATSTGKSRLAIDIGPRFGAEVINSDKIQVYKGLDIVTNKVSNEECHGVPHHLLGIIVPEVDFTVHDFVHHALLATDAIVQKNRLPIIAGGSNSFIQALVTDNTEFSSKYECCFLWMDVAIPVLHSYVSKRVDQMVDSGLVEEGKAFFDPKIRDYDYGIRRAIGVPEMDEFFRSEGLVDGETRAMLLKAAIDEIKMNTCKLACRQVEKILRMREEFGWQIYRLNXXXXXXAWEKLVLEPSTNMVARFICKENIDPKPTAYEQLV from the coding sequence ATGAACAAGCACCAAGGGAAGGataaggtggtggtggtattGGGTGCCACTAGCACAGGCAAATCGCGCCTGGCGATAGACATTGGCCCCCGTTTCGGGGCAGAGGTCATCAACTCGGACAAAATTCAGGTCTACAAGGGCCTTGACATAGTAACCAATAAGGTGAGCAATGAGGAATGCCACGGCGTGCCGCACCATTTGCTCGGAATCATTGTTCCCGAGGTGGATTTCACTGTACATGATTTTGTGCATCATGCATTGCTGGCTACTGATGCCATCGTACAAAAGAATCGGTTGCCAATCATTGCTGGAGGGTCCAATTCCTTCATACAGGCACTTGTCACTGACAACACTGAGTTTTCCTCCAAGTACGAGTGTTGCTTTCTCTGGATGGACGTGGCGATCCCGGTCTTGCACTCGTACGTGTCGAAAAGGGTTGATCAGATGGTGGATAGCGGGTTGGTGGAGGAGGGCAAGGCAttttttgacccaaaaattcGTGACTATGATTATGGGATTAGGCGTGCCATCGGGGTCCCCGAGATGGATGAATTCTTCCGGAGTGAGGGTCTAGTCGATGGTGAAACTAGGGCTATGCTTCTTAAGGCAGCTATAGATGAAATTAAGATGAATACTTGCAAATTAGCTTGCCGTCAAGTTGAAAAGATCTtgaggatgagggaggaattTGGGTGGCAGATCTATCGGTTAAACNNNNNNNNNNNNNNNNNNGCATGGGAGAAATTGGTGCTGGAGCCGAGTACGAACATGGTGGCTCGTTTCATTTGCAAAGAAAACATAGATCCGAAACCTActgcatatgaacaattagtatga
- the LOC105180051 gene encoding adenylate isopentenyltransferase 5, chloroplastic-like, with product MNKHQGKDKVVVVLGATGTGKSRLAIDLATRFGAEVINSDKIQVYKGLDIVTNKVSNEECHGVPHHLLGIIDPEVDFTVHDFGHHALLAADAIVQKNRLPIIAGGSNSFIQALVTDYTEFSSKYECCFLWMDVAIPVLHSYVSKRVDQMVDSGLVEECKAFFDPKIRDYDYGIRRAIGVPEMDEFFRSEGLVDGETRAKLLKAAIDEIKMNTCKLACRQVEKILRTREEFGWQIYRLNPTEVFVRCGGDANDAWENLVLEPSTNMVARFICKENIDPKPNAYEQLV from the coding sequence ATGAACAAGCACCAAGGGAAGGataaggtggtggtggtattGGGTGCCACTGGCACAGGCAAATCGCGCCTGGCGATAGACCTGGCCACCCGTTTCGGGGCAGAGGTCATCAACTCGGACAAAATTCAGGTCTACAAGGGCCTTGACATAGTAACCAATAAGGTGAGCAATGAGGAATGCCACGGCGTGCCGCACCATTTGCTCGGAATCATTGATCCTGAGGTGGATTTCACTGTACATGATTTTGGGCATCATGCATTGCTGGCTGCTGATGCCATCGTACAAAAGAATCGGTTGCCAATCATTGCTGGAGGGTCCAATTCCTTCATACAGGCACTTGTCACTGACTACACTGAGTTTTCCTCCAAGTACGAGTGTTGCTTTCTCTGGATGGACGTGGCGATCCCGGTCTTGCATTCGTACGTGTCGAAAAGGGTTGATCAGATGGTGGATAGCGGGTTGGTGGAGGAGTGCAAGGCAttttttgacccaaaaattcGTGACTACGATTATGGGATTAGGCGTGCCATCGGGGTCCCCGAGATGGATGAATTCTTCAGGAGTGAGGGTCTAGTCGATGGTGAAACTAGGGCTAAGCTTCTTAAGGCAGCTATAGATGAAATTAAGATGAATACTTGCAAATTAGCTTGCCGTCAAGTTGAAAAGATCTTGAGGACGAGGGAGGAATTTGGGTGGCAGATCTATCGGTTAAACCCCACAGAGGTATTCGTTCGATGTGGTGGAGATGCCAATGATGCATGGGAGAACTTAGTGCTGGAGCCGAGTACGAACATGGTGGCTCGTTTCATTTGCAAAGAAAACATAGATCCGAAACCTAatgcatatgaacaattagtatga
- the LOC105180054 gene encoding adenylate isopentenyltransferase 5, chloroplastic-like: MTKFLVRGMMKKRQGKDRVVVVLGANGTGLKGLYIVTNKVSNEECRDVPHHLLGIIDPEVDFTVHDFVHHALLAADAIVQKNQFPIIAGGSSSFVQALVNDNTEFSSKYECCFLWMDVAIPVLHSYMSKKVDQIGG, encoded by the exons ATGACGAAATTTTTAGTTCGGGGCATGATGAAAAAGCGCCAAGGGAAGGACAGGGTGGTGGTGGTATTGGGTGCCAACGGCACAG GTCTCAAGGGCCTATACATAGTAACCAATAAGGTGAGCAATGAGGAATGCCGCGACGTGCCGCACCATTTGCTCGGAATCATTGATCCCGAGGTGGATTTCACTGTACATGATTTTGTGCATCATGCATTACTGGCTGCTGATGCCATCGTACAAAAGAATCAGTTTCCAATCATTGCTGGAGGGTCCAGTTCCTTCGTACAGGCACTTGTCAATGACAACACTGAGTTTTCCTCCAAGTACGAGTGTTGCTTTCTCTGGATGGACGTGGCGATCCCGGTCTTGCATTCGTACATGTCGAAAAAGGTTGATCAGATAGGTGGATAG